GCCGCGCAGGTGCCCGAGGTCCTGGCCCGGTTCCCGGGGGCACGCACGGCCAAGGTCAAGGTCGCCGAGCCTGGGCAGACGCTGGCCGACGACGTCGCGCGGGTCAATGCCGTGCGGGCGCAGGTTCCGGTGGTGCGGGTGGACGCCAACGGTGGCTGGACGGTGCCGCAGGCCGTGGCCGCCGCAGCGGCGCTGACCGCCGACGGACCGGTGGAGTACCTGGAGCAGCCGTGCGCGACGGTCGACGAGCTGGCGGCGTTGCGCCGAGCGGTGACGGTGCCGATCGCGGCTGACGAGTCGATCCGTAAGGCCTCGGATCCGCTGCGGGTGGTGCGGGCCCGCGCCGCCGACGTCGCGGTGCTCAAGGTGGCGCCGCTGGGCGGGGTGGCGCGGATGCTCGACATCGCCGCGCAGATCGACATCCCCATCGTGGTATCCAGCGCACTGGATTCCGCGGTGGGGATTGCCCGCGGATTGCTGGCCGCCGCGGCACTGCCCGCGCTGGAACACGCGTGCGGGCTGGGTACGGGCGGGTTCTTCGTGGAGGACGTGGCCGAGGTGCCTGCGCCGGTCGACGGATACCTGCCGGTCGAGACGGTCGTGCCGGATCCCTCCCGGCTGTCGGAACTGGCCGCGACCCCGCAACGGCGGCAATGGTGGATCGACCGGGTGCAGGCGTGCTATGCACGGATATTCGAGTAGGCCCTTACTCTAAGCAAATCGACGTGGACGTTCGACACTCACTGCATGACTCGATTCCGCGTCGGCATCATGGACCCCACGATCGCCGCCCGTCCCGCTGTGGACACCTTCACCCGGGCCAATTACCTGAGTGCCGTCGCCGGAGGCGTCGACTCGTTCTGGGTGCCTGACCACCTCAACGCACTGTTCCCGCGGTCGTTGTGGCAGCCGAAGTTCTGCGGTGGCGCCAGGATGCTGCCATCGGCGGATGCATACCTGGAGCCGTGGACGATGCTGGGCAATCTCGCTGCCCGCAACCGGGTTGCCCGCCTTCGTCTGGGAGTCGGAGTGACCGATACCGGACGGCGCAACCCCGCTGTCACTGCGCAGGGCGCGGCGACGATGAACCTGCTCACGAAAGGCCGGTTCATCCTGGGCATCGGCGCCGGGGAGCGTGAGGGCAACGAACCCTACGGCGTCGACTGGACCAAACCGGTGGCCCGGTTCGAGGAGGCAATGGCCACCATCCGTGCGCTGTGGGATTCGAATGGTGAATTGGTCAACCGTGATTCGCCGTTTTTCCCGCTGCGCAACGCGATCTTCGACCTGCCCGCCTACCGCGGACGCTGGCCCGAGATCTGGATCGCCGCCCATGGTCCGCGGATGCTACGTGCAGCAGGCCGTTACGCCGACGGGTTCTTTCCCGCATTCCCTCATGCGCCGCAGGAGTATGCCCAGCGCCTCGAGGTCGTACGGTCAGCAGCCTCCGACGCCGGACGCGATCCGATGGCCGTCACACCTGCCCTCTGGCTGATGGTGGTGCCGGGGCGGACGCCCGATGATCTCGAGGAGGCATTGGATTCCGTGGTACTGAAGGCCGGTGCGCTGAACGCGCCCGATGATTTCTATGCCCGCCACGGCGCTCAGCACCCCTTGGGAGTCGGATTCTCGGGTGCGCAGGACATCCTGCCCCAAGACTGGGATGAGGAGACTGCGCTGTCTTATGTCAAGGCCGTTCCGACTTCGTTGCTCCGGGAGATGTATCTGTGCGGGACGGTGGACGAGATCGTGGAGCAGGCGGCGGAGTGGCGCCATCACGGCGTCCGGTACCTGGTGCTGGCGAATGTCGGCCCGTTGCAAGGCAAGCTTCGCAAGGGTCTGACATCTCAACTGCTGTACAGCCAGGTGATCCGCAAGCTCAAGAAGTTCTGATCCCGATGGGCGAAATGCAGGTCGGCGTGCTGCCGCGTCCGACGAGTTTTTCGCGCAGCGCGGAGCGCAACACCCGCTGGGAGTGGGTTCTCCGGTGGGCAGGACATCCTGCCCCAGGATTGGGACGAGGAGACCGCGCTCGCGCACATCAAAGGCATCACGCCTGACCTGATGCGGGACATGGGCCTGATCGGCACCCCCGCCGAGATTCTGGACCGGGTGGCCGAGTGGCGGGATTGCGGGGTGCGTCACCTGGTGATGACCAATGCCGGGCTCATGCAGCGCAGTCTGCGCCGCGGCGTGGCGACGGTGCCGTCGTTTTACCGGGTGGTGCGCGGGATCAAGAAGCTCTAGCAACACCGCCATGTCCTGATCTGTGGGGTACATGGCATAGACGCCATCGCCGAGGTCGCGAACACTGAAGACGTGACGCGATCGGTGGTGATCCTGGGCTATGCCGGGGTGCAGGCCCTGGACATGGTGGGGCCCTTCGACGTGTTCTCCACCGCCACGCTGGCCCTTGCCGGTCAGGGCAGATCCGATGCCGGTTATGCCGTCGCCCTGACCTCCGTGGACGGGCAGCCCGTCAGCACGCTCACCGGGTTGGAGTTCGTCGCCGCGCCCCTGCCCGATCCGAACATTCCGATCGACACGATCGTCATCCCCGGCGGTATCGGTGCCGACGCCGCGCGGGCAAATCCGGCGGTGGTCGACTGGATCAGCACCGCCGCCCAGCGCGCCCGTCGCGTCGTCAGCGTGTGCACAGGAGCGTTCCTGGCTGCCCAGGCCGGATTGCTCGACGGGTGCCCGGCCACCACGCACTGGTCCTCGGCTCGCCGGATGGCAGACGAATTCCCTTCGGTGGCAGTGGATCCCGAGCCGATTTTCGTGAGAAGCTCCGAGCGGGTGTGGACGGCGGCCGGTGTCACCGCGGGCATCGACCTGGCGCTGTCACTGGTCGAAGACGACTACGGCACCGACCTCGCCCAGACCGTCGCCCGCTACCTGGTGCTCTACCTGCGCCGGCCCGGCGGCCAGACACAGTTCGCCGCCCCGGTCTGGATGCCGCGGGCCAAACGCGCCCCGATCCGCGAGGTCCAGGAGTTCATCGAAGTCGAACCCGGTGGTGCGCACAGTATTTCCGAACTGGCCCGCCGGGCGGCGATGAGTCCGCGCCATTTCACCCGGGTGTTCACCGACGAGGTGGGTGAGGCGCCCGGCGCCTACGTGGAACGCATCCGCACCGATGCCGCACGGCGCCAGCTCGAGGAATCCGATGACACCGTCACCGTCATCGCCGCCCGCTGCGGATTCGGCACCGCCGAGACCATGCGGCGCAACTTCGTTCGCCGTCTTGGCATTTCGCCTGACCAGTACCGCAAGATTTCTGCCCACGCGAGGAGCAGGGATTTAACCGCTTGAAAGGAACATCAAACATGCAGATAGCGATCGTGTTGTACCCCAGCTTCACCGCACTCGACTTCATCGGGCCCTACGAGGTGCTGCGCAACCTGCCCGACGCCCAAGTGCGGTTCGTCTGGCACGAGCCGGGCCCCGTCACCGCCGACTCGGGTGTGCTGTTGGTGGGGGCGACCCACAGTTTCGACGAAACCCCTTCCCCCGACGTGGTGCTGGTGCCGGGCGGGCCGGGCACCACGATGGCGGCCCGCGACGACAAGGTCCTCGACTGGCTGCGTCAGGTGTATCCGGGCACCACCTGGATGGCGTCGGTGTGCTCGGGTTCGGTGGTGCTGGCCGCGGCGGGTCTGCTCGACGGGAAGCGGGCCACCTCGCACTGGTCGGTGCTCAGCGGATTGAAGCTGATGGGCGCGACACCGGTGGGGGATCAGCGCATCGTGCGTGCCGACCCGGACGGCAAGGTGATCACCGCGGCGGGTGTCTCGGCTGGTATCGACCTGGCCGTGTGGTTGGCCGGTCAGATCGGCGGCGAGGCGAAGGCCAAGGCCATCCAGCTGATGATCGAGTACGACCCGCAGCCGCCGTTCGATTCCGGTCATATGTCGAAGGCGAGCGCGGCCACCAAGGCCGGGGCCACAGCGCTGCTGAGCAAGGACATGATCAAACCCGAACCGCTCAAGGCCGGGGTACTGCTGGCGTGGGATCAGGCGATCCGGAAGGTGCGGGGTCGGCGCACCGCGTGATCTGTTGCACTGTTGGTCATCAAGTAGCGTCGGCCGGGTGAACTTGGCTTATGACGACCGAGGCAAGGGTCAGGCGGTGGTGTTCATCGCCGGCCGCGGCGGGGCCGGCCGGACCTGGCACCTCCATCAGGTCCCGGCGCTGCAACGGGCCGGCTACCGCGTCATCACCTTCGACAATCGCGGGGTCGGTGCGACGGAGAACGCCGCGGGGTTCGGCACCGCGCAGATGGTGGCCGACACCGCCGAGCTGATCGAGAGCCTGGGGGCGGCACCTGCACACGTCGTGGGTGTGTCGATGGGCTCCTTCATCGCCCAGGAGCTGATGCTGGCCCGCCCTGACCTGGTGCGCTCGGCGGTTCTGATGGCTACCCGCGGCCGTCACGACCGGGCGCGTGAGTTCTTCCGCGACGCCGAGCGGGACTTCGCGACCTCGGGTGTTCAACTGCCGCCGAAGTTCGACGCCAAGATGCGGATGCTGGAGAGCTTCTCGCCCAAGACGCTCAATGACGACCGCCTGGTGCGCGACTGGGCCGAGATGTTCACGATGTGGCCCACCAAACAGACCCCGGGACTGCTCACGCAGCTCGATGTCGGGCCCGAGGACAACCGGCTTCCGGCCTATCGGTCCATCACCACGCCGGTGCTGGTCATCGGCTTCGCCGACGACGTGGTGTTGCCCACCCACCTGGGGCGCGAGGTCGCCGACGCGATTCCCACCGCCCGATACCTGGAGATCGCCGACACCGGTCACCTCGGCTTCATCGAGAAGCCCGAGGAGGTCAACGCCGCGCTGCTCGAGTTTCTCGCCGGTCAGGCCGGTCAAATCGGTCAGTACTGACGAATAAGGTGGAGTGGTGAACCCCTCGACGGCACAGGCGCGCGTAGTCGTCGACGAACTCATCCGCGGCGGTGTCCGCGACGTCGTACTGTGCCCGGGCTCGCGCAACGCCCCGCTGGCGTTCGCGCTGTCCGCCGCCGACCGGGCCGGACGCATCCGCCTGCACGTCCGCATCGATGAGCGCACGGCCGGGTATCTGGCCGTCGGACTCGCGGTGGCCGAGCGGGCGCCGGTGTGTATCGCGATGACCTCGGGTACGGCGGTGGCCAACCTCGGCCCCGCGGTCGTCGAGGCCAACTACGCCCGGGTGCCGCTGATCGTGCTGAGCGCCAACCGGCCCTATGAAATGTTGGGCACCGGTGCCAACCAGACCTTCGAGCAGTTGGGTTATTTCGGTACCCAGGTGCGGGCCAACATCAGTCTGGGCCTTGCCCCCGATCTGACCGGTGGCCAGCCGGGCGAGCTGGACACCCTGAATGCCCAGTGGCGTTCGGCGACCTGCCGGGTGCTGGCCGCGGCCACCGGATCGCGCACCGCCAACGCCGGCCCGGTGCAGTTCGACATCCCGTTGCGCGAGCCGTTGGTTCCCGATAGTGCCCACGGGGACGCGTCGATCCCGGCCGGCCGGCCGGGCGGCAAACCGTGGACCTACACCCCCCCGGTGAGCTTCGACCAGCCGCTGGAGATCGACCTCACGCCCGACACCGTGGTGATCGCCGGGCACGGCGCCGGTGTCCATCCCAACCTGGCGGATTTGCCGACGGTGGCCGAGCCCACCGCGCCGCGGCCGCGGAATCCGCTGCATCCGCTGGCGCTGCGCCTCGTGCATCCCAAGCAGGTCATCATGCTGGGCCGGCCGACCCTGCACCGGCCGGTCTCGGCGCTGCTGGCCGATCCGGCGGTGCCGGTCTACGCCCTGACCACCGGCCCGCGCTGGCCCGACGTCTCGGGCAATTCGATGGCCACCGGCACCCGGGCGGTGACCACTGGCACCCCGGACCCGGCCTGGCTGGCCCGCTGCGCCGAGCTCAACGAGCACGCCGTGACAGCGGTGCGCCAGCAGCTCGCCTCGCATCCGCTGACCACCGGTCTGCACGTGGCCGCGGTGGTCGCCGATGCCCTGCGCCCGGGCGATCAGCTGGTGCTCGGGGCTTCCAACCCGGTGCGCGACGCCGCGCTGGTCGGGCTGGGCACCGAGGGCATCAAGGTGCGGTCCAACCGGGGGGTGGCCGGGATCGACGGCACGGTGTCGACGGCCATCGGCGCGGCCCTGGCGCATGACGGCCGGACCGTGGCGCTGATCGGGGATCTGACCTTCGTGCACGACAGCTCGGGCCTGCTGATCGGGCCCACCGAGCCCACCCCGCGCAACCTGACCATCGTGGTGTCCAACGACAACGGCGGCGGCATCTTCGAACTGCTCGAGCAGGGGGACCCACGGTTCTCCGACGTGTCGTCGCGCATCTTCGGCACCCCGCACGACGTGGACATCGCGGCGCTGTGCCGCGCCTATCACGTGGACAGCAGGCAGATGGAGGTCGGCGACCTTGCCGCGGCACTCGCCGAGCCCTTCGACGGCATGCGGGTGCTGGAGGTGAAGGCCGACCGGTCGTCGTTGCGTGCCCTGCACGCGTCGATCAAGGCGGCCCTGTGAAGCCCACCCAGATCGCGGCGCGGCTGCGGGCGATGGTGCAGCCGCTGATCCCGCACCTGTACGGCGAACCAGGGGAGACGCGGTCGCAGCGGATCATCCGGCGGGTGCGGATCGGGGTGGTGATCGCCGCCTGCCTGGTCACGTTGCAGTCGGTGCTGCTGGTGCTGGGCGCCTGGCGCAACGACCAGCAGATCGAGCGCAACATGGGGGTGGCCGCCGCCGAGGTGCTCAGTGCCGGGCCGCGGCGCTCGACGATCGAGTTCGTCACCCCTGACCGTGTGACCTACCGGCCCGAGCTGGGCGTGCTGTACCCCTCCGAACTCGACACCGGGATGCGGATCTACGTCGAGTACGACAAGCACAATCCGGATCTGGTCCGGGTGCGCGACCGCAACGCCTCGCTGGCGATCATCCCGGCCGGGTCGACCGCGGTGGTGGGCTGGTTGGTCGCGGCCGCGGCGCTGACGGTGTTGGCGTTGCTGCAGCGCCGGCTGAGCCGGGTCAGCTCTTCGGCGTAGCCAGCAGTTTGGCCAGCCAATCCGGGTCGCTGGTGTCGATCACCTGCTCGCCCACGAGGTCGTAGACCGCCGGGGTGGACACCTCGTACTGGGTTTCGCTGAGCAGTTCGGCGTTGGCGTCGTTGAGTTCGATGGAGTCGATGATCTGCTCGCCGGCGGCGATCTTGTCGGTCTGCTCGGCGCCGACGCCGCTGTCGGAGGCCATCGTGGCCAAGTCGTCGTCGGTCGGACCGGGCGAGCCCTCGGGTTCCTGGTGGCCCCAGAGGTCCTGGACGAACGCCTGGAACGCCGCCCCGGTCGTTTCCGGGCCCGCCGCCAGGAACATGGCATTGGCCACGTGGGCCGAGTACTCGGTGAGCGACTGGTCCAGGAAGGTCAGCGGCCGGTACGTCACCGCCAGCCGGCCCTGGGCGACGGCGTCGGCGATGGCGTCACCGGACTCGTGTTGCAGGTGCGCGCACGCCGGGCACTGCGGTTCGGTGAACAACTCGATCTGGGCGGGCGCGTCGGGAAATCCGATTTGGATGCCCCAGCCGTCCTCGGTGATCTCGCTGCCGGGTTTGTTTCCGTCGGCCTGCGCCCAGCCGTCGACCAGCCGGGTGCAGGCCGTGGTGGACCCCGCAACGCCCAGGGCCAGCACGGCCAGCATCGCTGCAGCAAGGCGGGACAATCGCATGCCGCAACAGTAGACCCGAGCATCAGGTTTTAGCGTGTCGTATCCCCGGACGCTACCTCGGGGACAGGTGCCGCTGAGAATATCCAGGTGTGCGCGTTGCGATCGTTGCAGAGTCCTTCCTCCCGAATGTCAACGGCGTCACCAACTCGGTGCTTCGGGTGATCGAGCATCTCCGCCGCACCGGCCACGAGGTACTCGTCATCGCCCCGGACACCCCGCGGGGCCGGCCGCCGGCCGAACGTGTGCATGACGGTGTGCGGGTGCACCGGGTGCCGTCACGGATGTTTCCCAAGGTGACCTCACTGCCACTGGGTGTGCCGCGGCCCCGGATGGTGAACGTGCTGCGCGGCTTCGACCCGGACGTCGTGCATCTGGCCTCACCGGCGTTGCTGGGCTGGGGCGGCGTGCACGCTGCCCGTTACCTGGGGGTGCCGACGGTGGCGGTGTTCCAGACCGATGTCGCCGGTTTCGCCGAGAGCTACGGCGTCGGCATCCTGTCGCGGGCCTCGTGGGCGTGGACACGCCGCCTGCACAGCAAGGCCGACCGCACCCTGGCGCCGTCCACCTCGGCGATGGAAAACCTTGAGGCCCACCGGATTCCCCGCGTATTCAAATGGGGGCGCGGGGTCGACATCACCGGATTCGCGCCGTCGGCCCGTGATGAGCAACTGCGGGCGACGTGGTCCCCGCAGGGCCGCCCGATCGTCGGGTTCGTCGGGCGGTTGGCGCCGGAGAAGCACGTGGAGCGGCTGGCCGCGCTGGCCATGCACGACGACGTGCAGCTCGTGGTGGTGGGCGACGGGGTGGACCGTGCCAAGCTCGAAAACGTCTTGCCGACCGCGGTTTTCACCGGTGAACTGCACGGTGAGGCACTGGCTGCGGCCTACGCCAGCATGGACGTCTTTGTCCACCCCGGCGAGCATGAGACGTTCTGCCAGGCCGTGCAGGAGGCGATGGCCTCCGGTCTGCCGGTGATCGCACCCGATGCCGGCGGGCCGCGGGATCTGGTGGCACCGTACCGCACCGGGATGCTGCTTCCGGTCGCGGAATTCGAGTCGGCCCTGCCCGCATCCGTCGAGCATTTGATCGCCGAGCGGGCGCGCTACTCGGTGGCCGCGCGGCGCAGCGTACTGGGCCGCACCTGGCCGGCGATCTGCGACGAGCTGATCGGGCATTACGAGGCCGTGCAGGGCCTGCGCCGGCTACGCGCCGCCTGAGTGCCCCTGCAGCACAACCGGTATCAGGAGCGCAGCCACTCCAGCAGATCGGCCATGATCGTCTCGGCCTGGGTGGTCGGCATGCCGTGCGGGAAACCGGGGTAGCTCTTGAGGGTCCCGTTGGGCAGCAACTCCGCCGACAGCGGACCGGAATCCGCGTACGGCACGATCTGGTCGTCTTCGCCGTGCATTACCAGTGAGGGCAAGGTGATCTTCTTGAGGTCCTCGGTGAAATCGGTCTGGGAGAAGGCCACGATGCCGTCGTAGTGGGCCTTGGGGTCGCCCATCATGCCCTGACGCCACCAGTTGGCGATGATCGCCTCGCGGGCAGGCTGCGGGGTCTTCTCCTGGTCCCGGTTGAACCCGTAGAACGGACCCGACGGCAGGGCGCGGTAGAACACCGAGCGGTTGGCCGCCAACTGCGCCTGCAGGTCGTCGAACACCGACTTGGGCAGGCCGCCCGGGTTGGCATCGGTCTTGACCATCAGTGGCGGCACCGAGCTGATCAGGACCGCATGAGCGGCCCGGTCCAGTCCGTGCCGCGCCAGATAGTGCACCAGCTCGCCGCCGCCGGTCGAGTGCCCGACGTGGATGG
This genomic window from Mycolicibacterium neworleansense contains:
- a CDS encoding DUF3592 domain-containing protein — its product is MVQPLIPHLYGEPGETRSQRIIRRVRIGVVIAACLVTLQSVLLVLGAWRNDQQIERNMGVAAAEVLSAGPRRSTIEFVTPDRVTYRPELGVLYPSELDTGMRIYVEYDKHNPDLVRVRDRNASLAIIPAGSTAVVGWLVAAAALTVLALLQRRLSRVSSSA
- the menD gene encoding 2-succinyl-5-enolpyruvyl-6-hydroxy-3-cyclohexene-1-carboxylic-acid synthase, which translates into the protein MNPSTAQARVVVDELIRGGVRDVVLCPGSRNAPLAFALSAADRAGRIRLHVRIDERTAGYLAVGLAVAERAPVCIAMTSGTAVANLGPAVVEANYARVPLIVLSANRPYEMLGTGANQTFEQLGYFGTQVRANISLGLAPDLTGGQPGELDTLNAQWRSATCRVLAAATGSRTANAGPVQFDIPLREPLVPDSAHGDASIPAGRPGGKPWTYTPPVSFDQPLEIDLTPDTVVIAGHGAGVHPNLADLPTVAEPTAPRPRNPLHPLALRLVHPKQVIMLGRPTLHRPVSALLADPAVPVYALTTGPRWPDVSGNSMATGTRAVTTGTPDPAWLARCAELNEHAVTAVRQQLASHPLTTGLHVAAVVADALRPGDQLVLGASNPVRDAALVGLGTEGIKVRSNRGVAGIDGTVSTAIGAALAHDGRTVALIGDLTFVHDSSGLLIGPTEPTPRNLTIVVSNDNGGGIFELLEQGDPRFSDVSSRIFGTPHDVDIAALCRAYHVDSRQMEVGDLAAALAEPFDGMRVLEVKADRSSLRALHASIKAAL
- a CDS encoding alpha/beta fold hydrolase, which translates into the protein MNLAYDDRGKGQAVVFIAGRGGAGRTWHLHQVPALQRAGYRVITFDNRGVGATENAAGFGTAQMVADTAELIESLGAAPAHVVGVSMGSFIAQELMLARPDLVRSAVLMATRGRHDRAREFFRDAERDFATSGVQLPPKFDAKMRMLESFSPKTLNDDRLVRDWAEMFTMWPTKQTPGLLTQLDVGPEDNRLPAYRSITTPVLVIGFADDVVLPTHLGREVADAIPTARYLEIADTGHLGFIEKPEEVNAALLEFLAGQAGQIGQY
- a CDS encoding alpha/beta fold hydrolase is translated as MPTITTSDNVEIFYRDWGSGQPIVFSHGWPLSADDWDTFMLYFLQQGYRVIAHDRRGHGRSSHVADGHDMHHYADDLAAVVHHLDLHDAIHVGHSTGGGELVHYLARHGLDRAAHAVLISSVPPLMVKTDANPGGLPKSVFDDLQAQLAANRSVFYRALPSGPFYGFNRDQEKTPQPAREAIIANWWRQGMMGDPKAHYDGIVAFSQTDFTEDLKKITLPSLVMHGEDDQIVPYADSGPLSAELLPNGTLKSYPGFPHGMPTTQAETIMADLLEWLRS
- a CDS encoding DJ-1/PfpI family protein — encoded protein: MQIAIVLYPSFTALDFIGPYEVLRNLPDAQVRFVWHEPGPVTADSGVLLVGATHSFDETPSPDVVLVPGGPGTTMAARDDKVLDWLRQVYPGTTWMASVCSGSVVLAAAGLLDGKRATSHWSVLSGLKLMGATPVGDQRIVRADPDGKVITAAGVSAGIDLAVWLAGQIGGEAKAKAIQLMIEYDPQPPFDSGHMSKASAATKAGATALLSKDMIKPEPLKAGVLLAWDQAIRKVRGRRTA
- a CDS encoding o-succinylbenzoate synthase produces the protein MTDAAPALDDLLERLHVVALPMRVRFRGITVREVALIDGPAGWGEFGAFPEYEAPEAAAWLAAGIEAAYRPAPALHRDRIAINATVPAVPAAQVPEVLARFPGARTAKVKVAEPGQTLADDVARVNAVRAQVPVVRVDANGGWTVPQAVAAAAALTADGPVEYLEQPCATVDELAALRRAVTVPIAADESIRKASDPLRVVRARAADVAVLKVAPLGGVARMLDIAAQIDIPIVVSSALDSAVGIARGLLAAAALPALEHACGLGTGGFFVEDVAEVPAPVDGYLPVETVVPDPSRLSELAATPQRRQWWIDRVQACYARIFE
- a CDS encoding GlxA family transcriptional regulator, which codes for MTRSVVILGYAGVQALDMVGPFDVFSTATLALAGQGRSDAGYAVALTSVDGQPVSTLTGLEFVAAPLPDPNIPIDTIVIPGGIGADAARANPAVVDWISTAAQRARRVVSVCTGAFLAAQAGLLDGCPATTHWSSARRMADEFPSVAVDPEPIFVRSSERVWTAAGVTAGIDLALSLVEDDYGTDLAQTVARYLVLYLRRPGGQTQFAAPVWMPRAKRAPIREVQEFIEVEPGGAHSISELARRAAMSPRHFTRVFTDEVGEAPGAYVERIRTDAARRQLEESDDTVTVIAARCGFGTAETMRRNFVRRLGISPDQYRKISAHARSRDLTA
- a CDS encoding glycosyltransferase family 4 protein gives rise to the protein MRVAIVAESFLPNVNGVTNSVLRVIEHLRRTGHEVLVIAPDTPRGRPPAERVHDGVRVHRVPSRMFPKVTSLPLGVPRPRMVNVLRGFDPDVVHLASPALLGWGGVHAARYLGVPTVAVFQTDVAGFAESYGVGILSRASWAWTRRLHSKADRTLAPSTSAMENLEAHRIPRVFKWGRGVDITGFAPSARDEQLRATWSPQGRPIVGFVGRLAPEKHVERLAALAMHDDVQLVVVGDGVDRAKLENVLPTAVFTGELHGEALAAAYASMDVFVHPGEHETFCQAVQEAMASGLPVIAPDAGGPRDLVAPYRTGMLLPVAEFESALPASVEHLIAERARYSVAARRSVLGRTWPAICDELIGHYEAVQGLRRLRAA
- a CDS encoding LLM class flavin-dependent oxidoreductase — its product is MTRFRVGIMDPTIAARPAVDTFTRANYLSAVAGGVDSFWVPDHLNALFPRSLWQPKFCGGARMLPSADAYLEPWTMLGNLAARNRVARLRLGVGVTDTGRRNPAVTAQGAATMNLLTKGRFILGIGAGEREGNEPYGVDWTKPVARFEEAMATIRALWDSNGELVNRDSPFFPLRNAIFDLPAYRGRWPEIWIAAHGPRMLRAAGRYADGFFPAFPHAPQEYAQRLEVVRSAASDAGRDPMAVTPALWLMVVPGRTPDDLEEALDSVVLKAGALNAPDDFYARHGAQHPLGVGFSGAQDILPQDWDEETALSYVKAVPTSLLREMYLCGTVDEIVEQAAEWRHHGVRYLVLANVGPLQGKLRKGLTSQLLYSQVIRKLKKF
- a CDS encoding DsbA family protein, whose product is MRLSRLAAAMLAVLALGVAGSTTACTRLVDGWAQADGNKPGSEITEDGWGIQIGFPDAPAQIELFTEPQCPACAHLQHESGDAIADAVAQGRLAVTYRPLTFLDQSLTEYSAHVANAMFLAAGPETTGAAFQAFVQDLWGHQEPEGSPGPTDDDLATMASDSGVGAEQTDKIAAGEQIIDSIELNDANAELLSETQYEVSTPAVYDLVGEQVIDTSDPDWLAKLLATPKS